Proteins from a genomic interval of Benincasa hispida cultivar B227 chromosome 7, ASM972705v1, whole genome shotgun sequence:
- the LOC120082045 gene encoding cytochrome c produces the protein MASPSFHITLRTLALRSERHLIPTAMASFDEAPPGNSKAGEKIFKTKCAQCHTVDKGAGHKQGPNLNGLFGRQSGTTPGYSYSAANKNMAVIWEEKTLYDYLLNPKKYIPGTKMVFPGLKKPQERADLIAYLKESTA, from the exons ATGGCTTCTCCATCCTTCCACATCACTCTGCGAACCCTAGCCCTCAGATCTGAACGCCACCTCATTCCCACGGCCATGGCGAGCTTTGACGAAGCCCCTCCCGGCAATTCCAAAGCTGGAGAGAAGATCTTCAAGACCAAATGCGCTCAGTGCCACACTGTTGACAAGGGGGCTGGTCACAAGCAAg GTCCCAATTTGAATGGGCTATTTGGACGTCAATCTGGTACAACTCCTGGATACTCTTACTCTGCTGCCAACAAGAATATGGCTGTGATATGGGAAGAAAAGACGTTGTATGATTACTTGCTTAACCCCAAGAAG TACATTCCTGGAACGAAGATGGTTTTTCCAGGGCTGAAGAAACCGCAGGAACGTGCCGATCTTATTGCTTATCTGAAGGAATCGACTGCTTAA